A genome region from Actinomycetota bacterium includes the following:
- a CDS encoding RNA polymerase sigma factor, whose protein sequence is MGLPPFSAFLEEYRVPVFRFLVASVGPQHAEDCFQETFLSALRAYPRLPADSNLRGWILTIATRKAIDHGRGARRGPIPVAELPEQPGPTAPDGDPELWRAVGGLPPMQRAAVVHRYVLDLPYAEVAAAIGCSEEAARANAREGRKKLRALLESEER, encoded by the coding sequence ATGGGACTTCCGCCGTTCTCGGCCTTCCTGGAGGAGTACCGCGTCCCGGTGTTCCGGTTCCTGGTGGCCTCGGTGGGGCCGCAGCACGCCGAGGACTGCTTCCAGGAGACGTTCCTCTCGGCGCTGCGGGCCTATCCGAGGCTGCCGGCGGACTCGAACCTGCGGGGATGGATCCTGACCATCGCCACCCGCAAGGCCATCGACCACGGCCGGGGGGCGAGGCGCGGCCCGATCCCCGTGGCCGAGCTCCCGGAGCAGCCGGGTCCGACGGCTCCAGACGGGGACCCGGAGCTGTGGCGGGCGGTGGGGGGCCTGCCCCCGATGCAGCGGGCGGCCGTGGTCCACCGCTACGTCCTGGACCTGCCCTACGCGGAGGTGGCCGCGGCCATCGGATGCTCCGAGGAAGCGGCCCGGGCCAATGCCCGCGAGGGGCGCAAGAAGCTCCGGGCGCTACTGGAAAGCGAGGAACGATGA
- a CDS encoding methylated-DNA--[protein]-cysteine S-methyltransferase: MRELDELRTADLDEAATRAARAFAARAAEAGLADVAYALVDSPFGPLLVATTKRGLVRLAYPHEDVDEALEELARAVSPRVLEAPGQVDEVRRELDQYFEGERHRFEVPVDLRLTRGFTQKVLRVTSRIPFGSLLTYRDVATRAGSPIAYRAAGNALGSNPIPIVVPCHRVVHAGGGLGGYTGGIERKQFLLRLEGALR; this comes from the coding sequence ATGAGGGAACTGGACGAACTTCGAACGGCCGACCTGGACGAGGCGGCGACCCGGGCGGCCCGGGCGTTCGCCGCGCGAGCGGCCGAGGCGGGCCTGGCGGACGTGGCCTACGCGCTGGTGGACTCGCCGTTCGGGCCCCTGCTGGTGGCGACCACGAAGCGGGGCCTGGTGCGGCTGGCCTATCCGCACGAGGACGTGGACGAGGCCCTCGAGGAGCTGGCCCGGGCGGTCTCGCCGCGGGTCCTGGAGGCCCCGGGGCAGGTGGACGAGGTCCGCCGGGAGCTGGACCAGTACTTCGAGGGCGAGCGGCACCGGTTCGAGGTCCCGGTGGACCTCCGGCTGACCCGCGGCTTCACCCAGAAGGTGCTTCGGGTCACCTCGCGGATCCCGTTCGGGTCGCTCCTCACCTACCGGGACGTGGCCACGCGGGCGGGGTCGCCGATAGCGTACCGCGCGGCCGGGAACGCGTTGGGGTCGAACCCCATCCCGATCGTGGTCCCCTGCCACCGCGTGGTGCACGCGGGCGGCGGCCTGGGCGGGTACACCGGCGGGATCGAGCGCAAGCAGTTCCTGCTCCGGCTGGAAGGGGCGCTGCGGTGA